A genomic region of Anas acuta chromosome 1, bAnaAcu1.1, whole genome shotgun sequence contains the following coding sequences:
- the SNRPF gene encoding small nuclear ribonucleoprotein F, whose protein sequence is MSLPLNPKPFLNGLTGKPVMVKLKWGMEYKGYLVSVDGYMNMQLANTEEYIDGALSGHLGEVLIRCNNVLYIRGVEEEEEDGEMRE, encoded by the exons ATG AGCCTGCCCCTCAACCCCAAGCCGTTCCTGAACGGGCTGACGGGGAAGCCGGTGATGGTGAAGCTCAAGTGGGGGATGGAGTACAAGGGCTACCTCGTCTCCGTCGACGGCTACATGAACATGCAG CTCGCCAACACAGAAGAGTACATCGACGGGGCGCTGTCGGGACACCTGGGCGAGGTTTTGATAAG GTGCAATAATGTTTTGTACATCAGAGGtgtggaagaagaggaagaagatggAGAAATGAGAGAATAG